In a single window of the Rhineura floridana isolate rRhiFlo1 chromosome 3, rRhiFlo1.hap2, whole genome shotgun sequence genome:
- the LOC133379601 gene encoding LOW QUALITY PROTEIN: lens fiber major intrinsic protein-like (The sequence of the model RefSeq protein was modified relative to this genomic sequence to represent the inferred CDS: inserted 2 bases in 1 codon) — protein sequence MGCLIHREKQFLYPPNLTLLQMYYAGAGMNPAQSFAPAVITRNFTNHWVFGVGPIGGGVMGSFLYDFILFPRMXALSERLSVLKGDWPAETSAPPEPPKGQFVIRSLSIKSGNRIGRTGGVGSEGEICHCLVFKQFLFAVRNLGNGFMEKV from the exons ATGGGATGCCTTATACACAGGGAGAAACAGTTTCTCTATCCTCCTAACCTTACTCTCTTGCAAATGTACTACGCAGGAGCTGGTATGAATCCTGCCCAATCCTTTGCCCCTGCTGTCATCACCCGCAACTTCACCAACCACTGG GTGTTTGGGGTTGGACCAATTGGTGGTGGTGTGATGGGCAGCTTCTTGTATGACTTCATCCTCTTCCCCCGGAT TGCCCTGTCAGAGCGCTTGTCTGTCCTCAAAGGTGACTGGCCAGCTGAAACTAGTGCACCCCCAGAGCCTCCAAAGGGACAGTTTGTTATCCGGTCTCTTTCAATCAAATCGGGCAATAGAATAGGGAGAAcaggtggggtggggagtgaaGGGGAAATATGTCACTGCCTGGTTTTTAAACAATTTCTTTTTGCAGTCAGAAATCTTGGAAATGGATTTATGGAAAAGGTGTAG